One genomic window of Candidatus Nitrospira inopinata includes the following:
- a CDS encoding site-specific DNA-methyltransferase: protein MAKKSKLAAKSNRPEPYQHPEAKSLMRPEVGTQAQFKKQKPPKTYRYDSSLSPALDWDGKNPAREQGEALIRQILEAQTLEEAKAAASKLKSLSKPFLNWAGKAERLSFDVPTLPLFIHERLSTKAIIETLDEHKRDQQQTMYDLFGDPQHSITDQVLKAYEYQDNWTNRMILGDSLVVMNSLLHYEGLGGQVQMIYMDPPYGVKFGSNFQPFVRKRDVSHNDDEDMTREPEMVQAYRDTWELGLHSYLTYLRDRLLLARELLTPSGSIFVQISDENLHHVREVMDEVFGAENFLSQVAFTTTTSEKTNRVAGICDYLLWYARESESLKFRPLFTPKELGGAGGTKYRSVELEGGHVVPITEYETKGEPIPANARVFRLDTVTSQRPGGRYSVVYEGKNYRPEPGYWKPSEEGFKRLIEMKRIRKEGNRLAYVRYFDDFPLYRITNVWDDLSGIQSRSDSKIYSVQTPTKVIERCLLMTTDPGDLVLDPTCGSGTTAYVAEQWGRRWITIDTSRVPLALARQRLLTATFPWYELKDPSRGPAGGFVYQRKQNKKGEEVGGIVPHITLKSIANNEPPKEEVLVDRPEVENGITRVTGPFCVEATIPTPVDWEGDGAEYSGAGSAESYGSFVDRMLEVLRKSPVLRLEGNKTVTFKNIRPPAKTLSLSAEALVANGQERPVAFVFGPENGAVSTKLVESAAREAYGKSYTHLYVIGFAIEAKARETVEHCEEVFGIPATYVQATPDLMMGDLLKNMRSSQIFSVCGQPEVQVKRQKEKGKNGEVLYQVELLGLDVFDPVTMEVDHRWGHDVPAWFLDTDYNDLCFHVCQAFFPRTSAWDNLKKALKGEYEESVWDHLSGTTSAPFAAGEHRQIAVKVIDDRGNELLVVKKLT, encoded by the coding sequence ATGGCGAAGAAATCCAAACTTGCGGCGAAGTCCAATCGACCCGAGCCGTATCAACATCCCGAGGCCAAGAGCCTCATGCGGCCGGAGGTCGGCACGCAAGCGCAGTTTAAGAAACAGAAACCGCCCAAGACCTACCGGTACGATTCGTCACTCTCGCCGGCGCTCGATTGGGACGGGAAAAACCCTGCCCGGGAGCAGGGGGAAGCCCTCATCCGGCAGATCCTTGAGGCTCAGACGCTCGAAGAAGCCAAGGCCGCCGCGTCCAAACTCAAAAGCCTCAGCAAGCCGTTCTTGAATTGGGCGGGCAAGGCCGAGCGGCTGTCGTTCGATGTGCCGACCTTGCCGCTCTTTATCCATGAGCGGCTCTCCACCAAAGCCATTATCGAAACGTTGGATGAGCACAAGCGAGACCAGCAACAGACGATGTATGACCTGTTCGGCGACCCGCAACATTCCATCACCGATCAGGTGCTCAAAGCCTACGAGTACCAGGACAACTGGACGAACCGGATGATTCTGGGCGATTCGCTGGTCGTGATGAACTCGCTCTTGCACTACGAAGGCTTGGGCGGCCAGGTGCAGATGATCTACATGGACCCGCCCTACGGCGTGAAGTTCGGCAGCAACTTCCAGCCCTTCGTGAGGAAGCGCGATGTCTCCCACAACGACGACGAGGACATGACCCGCGAGCCCGAGATGGTCCAGGCTTATCGCGATACCTGGGAACTGGGTCTGCATTCGTATCTGACCTATCTACGCGACCGGCTTTTGCTCGCCCGCGAGCTGCTCACCCCCAGCGGGAGCATCTTCGTCCAGATCAGCGATGAGAACCTGCACCATGTGCGGGAAGTGATGGATGAGGTGTTTGGAGCGGAAAACTTCCTGAGCCAAGTTGCTTTCACTACGACAACAAGTGAGAAAACTAATCGAGTGGCCGGTATTTGTGATTATCTGTTGTGGTATGCGAGAGAGAGTGAATCATTGAAGTTCAGGCCACTCTTTACTCCTAAAGAACTTGGCGGTGCTGGAGGCACAAAATACCGTTCTGTGGAACTTGAAGGTGGGCACGTAGTTCCTATCACGGAGTATGAAACCAAAGGTGAACCTATTCCGGCTAACGCGAGAGTTTTCCGGTTGGATACGGTTACTTCCCAGCGGCCGGGAGGGCGATATTCAGTGGTTTATGAGGGAAAGAACTATCGTCCTGAGCCAGGTTACTGGAAGCCAAGTGAGGAGGGGTTTAAGCGACTCATAGAGATGAAGCGAATTCGAAAAGAGGGCAACCGTCTAGCGTATGTTCGCTACTTCGATGATTTCCCTTTATATCGAATTACGAACGTGTGGGATGACCTCTCGGGGATACAGAGTAGAAGCGATTCAAAAATATATTCAGTGCAAACCCCGACCAAGGTTATCGAGCGCTGTCTCCTCATGACCACCGATCCCGGCGATCTGGTGCTCGATCCGACGTGCGGGAGCGGCACGACGGCCTATGTCGCCGAGCAATGGGGACGCCGCTGGATCACGATCGACACGAGCCGGGTGCCGCTGGCCTTGGCTCGGCAGCGGCTCCTCACCGCGACGTTCCCCTGGTATGAGTTGAAAGACCCATCTCGCGGTCCGGCCGGTGGCTTCGTCTATCAACGCAAGCAGAACAAGAAGGGCGAGGAGGTCGGCGGGATCGTTCCGCATATCACGCTCAAGTCCATCGCCAACAACGAGCCGCCCAAGGAAGAAGTGCTGGTGGACCGGCCGGAGGTTGAAAACGGCATCACCCGCGTGACCGGTCCCTTCTGCGTCGAGGCGACGATTCCTACGCCGGTGGATTGGGAAGGGGATGGTGCCGAGTATTCCGGTGCGGGTTCGGCAGAATCCTACGGCTCATTCGTCGATCGGATGCTCGAAGTCCTTCGCAAGAGTCCGGTCCTTCGATTGGAAGGCAACAAGACGGTCACGTTCAAAAACATCCGGCCTCCAGCCAAGACCCTCTCACTCTCGGCAGAAGCCCTTGTTGCCAATGGACAGGAGAGGCCAGTCGCATTTGTGTTCGGTCCGGAGAACGGGGCGGTCAGCACGAAGCTGGTGGAATCCGCCGCACGGGAAGCCTACGGCAAGAGCTACACGCATCTGTACGTCATCGGGTTCGCAATCGAGGCTAAAGCGCGGGAGACGGTCGAGCATTGCGAGGAGGTGTTTGGCATTCCAGCCACCTATGTCCAGGCCACGCCGGACTTGATGATGGGTGATTTGCTCAAGAACATGCGATCCAGCCAGATCTTCAGCGTGTGCGGGCAGCCGGAAGTCCAAGTCAAAAGGCAAAAGGAAAAAGGTAAAAATGGGGAGGTGTTGTATCAGGTCGAGCTGCTCGGGCTGGACGTGTTCGATCCCGTCACGATGGAGGTCGATCACCGATGGGGTCACGATGTGCCGGCCTGGTTTCTCGATACTGATTACAACGACCTCTGTTTCCACGTCTGTCAGGCGTTCTTCCCCCGCACGAGCGCCTGGGACAATCTGAAGAAGGCGCTCAAGGGCGAATATGAAGAAAGCGTCTGGGATCACTTGTCCGGCACGACCAGCGCGCCGTTCGCGGCGGGCGAGCATCGGCAGATCGCCGTCAAGGTCATCGACGACCGGGGCAACGAATTGCTGGTGGTGAAGAAGCTGACGTAA
- a CDS encoding DUF4168 domain-containing protein, with amino-acid sequence MKKARWMIGVSLSLAVVASLCVAAEPAEVEKFVKARIEIGEMMMNYFQGGERFGEGQRPSPEQMRAMGEDISAKLGALLSKHGMTVQEYRERSREIFADEAAVKEFLDAHPDLKQRYEALPLDRMGRGGSTGRGY; translated from the coding sequence ATGAAGAAAGCGCGTTGGATGATCGGGGTTTCGTTGAGCCTGGCAGTGGTTGCTTCACTCTGTGTCGCGGCGGAGCCGGCGGAGGTCGAAAAATTCGTCAAGGCGCGAATCGAGATCGGCGAGATGATGATGAATTATTTTCAGGGCGGCGAACGGTTCGGCGAGGGGCAACGGCCGTCGCCAGAGCAGATGAGGGCCATGGGCGAGGACATCAGCGCCAAGCTCGGCGCGTTGCTGTCGAAGCACGGCATGACCGTCCAAGAGTATCGGGAGCGCAGCAGAGAGATTTTCGCCGATGAGGCGGCGGTGAAGGAGTTTCTCGATGCGCATCCTGACTTGAAACAACGATACGAGGCGCTCCCGCTGGATCGGATGGGGCGCGGCGGCAGCACGGGAAGGGGGTATTGA
- a CDS encoding type II toxin-antitoxin system VapC family toxin, with the protein MKIVLDASIAVKWFADEIHADAARRLLTDRYDLLAPELIYAEVANAFLKRWRRKEMSRESVDDAVTQFRRAPLKTAAAVGLLAAAWQIAARHDLSIYDALYVALASSQSCALVTADRKLFNALKDHARVVRLLWVEDVP; encoded by the coding sequence GTGAAGATCGTTCTTGATGCCAGTATCGCGGTCAAATGGTTTGCGGACGAAATTCATGCCGATGCGGCCCGCCGATTGCTGACCGACCGCTATGATCTGTTGGCTCCCGAATTGATCTATGCGGAAGTCGCGAACGCTTTTTTGAAGCGATGGCGCCGAAAAGAAATGTCGCGGGAATCGGTCGATGATGCAGTGACTCAATTCCGGCGCGCGCCGCTGAAAACGGCCGCTGCCGTCGGTTTGTTGGCGGCTGCATGGCAGATTGCCGCGCGACACGATCTGAGCATCTATGATGCGCTGTACGTCGCGCTGGCCTCAAGCCAATCCTGCGCCTTGGTGACCGCCGATCGAAAACTCTTCAATGCACTGAAGGATCACGCCAGAGTCGTCCGGTTGCTGTGGGTTGAGGATGTGCCGTGA
- a CDS encoding thioredoxin family protein: MAMTSIVLPLGTPAPPFELRDVVSGKVYTLESFADKVALLVMFICRHCPYVVHVRQELAKLGAEYRDTALGIIAISSNDPVTYPDDAPPKLKEMAEQLGFSFPFCFDETQEVAKAYRAVCTPELFLFDRNRRLVYHGQLDDSRPGNTKPVTGRDLRAAIDAVLAGRPVNQVQHPSMGCSIKWKQG; this comes from the coding sequence ATGGCCATGACGTCCATTGTGCTTCCGCTGGGGACGCCGGCTCCGCCGTTCGAGCTGCGCGACGTGGTGAGCGGCAAGGTCTATACGCTCGAATCCTTCGCCGACAAAGTCGCCTTGCTCGTCATGTTCATCTGTCGCCACTGCCCCTACGTCGTTCATGTACGGCAGGAACTGGCTAAGCTCGGCGCCGAGTATCGGGACACTGCCCTGGGCATCATCGCCATCAGCAGCAACGACCCCGTCACCTACCCGGACGACGCGCCGCCCAAGTTGAAAGAAATGGCCGAGCAGCTCGGTTTTTCCTTTCCCTTCTGCTTCGACGAAACCCAGGAGGTCGCCAAGGCCTACCGCGCCGTCTGCACGCCGGAACTTTTCCTTTTTGATCGCAACCGGCGGCTGGTGTATCACGGGCAATTGGACGACAGTCGCCCCGGCAACACCAAGCCGGTCACCGGCCGCGATTTACGCGCGGCGATCGATGCAGTCCTTGCCGGCAGACCCGTCAACCAGGTCCAGCACCCCAGCATGGGATGCAGCATCAAGTGGAAACAAGGGTGA
- a CDS encoding FitA-like ribbon-helix-helix domain-containing protein — protein sequence MTRIIRRDNWKRSKRTSRRSSDNGTWACRIDGCFPSVGLLAFCLQRAIVADQTEEGMAQLLVRDLDPKLIGRLKKKAKDNRRSLQGEVKVILEQAAEQMTMAEFRDEAARIRKRLKGRRFSDSSDLIREDRDSR from the coding sequence ATGACGCGGATCATCCGCCGAGATAACTGGAAGCGATCGAAGCGGACATCAAGGCGATCAAGCGACAATGGTACGTGGGCTTGTCGAATTGACGGTTGCTTCCCTTCCGTCGGCCTGCTAGCATTTTGCTTGCAACGTGCTATCGTTGCTGATCAAACGGAGGAAGGCATGGCTCAATTATTGGTGCGGGATCTCGACCCGAAACTCATCGGGCGCCTGAAGAAAAAGGCGAAGGACAACCGGAGGTCGTTACAAGGCGAAGTCAAAGTCATTTTGGAACAAGCCGCCGAACAGATGACCATGGCTGAATTTAGGGACGAGGCGGCGCGCATCCGTAAGCGTTTGAAAGGTCGTCGCTTCAGCGACAGCTCCGACTTGATCCGTGAGGATCGAGACAGCCGGTGA
- a CDS encoding SIMPL domain-containing protein, with product MTVALWMLLVVVWPAVAHARDGAGPETSTITVSATGRVVCPPDHVIATFGMETAGRSLADAQRRNHAVMAKVMERLRSLDIAPEHIQTSSFTITPQYRPSPPRSSGATPLPPEIIGYVVGNTVTVDVRKPEQMGAVIEGVLAAGVNQFHGLQWGLVDERLAQVEALKQAAASARNKAQALSETLGVRLARIISVNEEGRLVQPMPRLARTMAAMEVDGGTAPVSPGEIQVEASVTLVYEIAPN from the coding sequence ATGACGGTGGCTTTGTGGATGCTGTTGGTGGTGGTGTGGCCGGCCGTGGCCCATGCGCGTGACGGCGCGGGGCCGGAAACGTCAACGATCACGGTCTCGGCGACCGGCCGCGTTGTATGCCCGCCGGACCATGTCATCGCCACGTTCGGCATGGAAACCGCCGGGCGCTCGCTCGCCGACGCGCAACGGCGCAACCACGCCGTGATGGCCAAGGTGATGGAACGGCTCCGGTCGCTCGATATCGCGCCGGAGCACATTCAAACCTCGTCCTTCACCATCACGCCGCAATATAGGCCGTCGCCCCCACGTTCCAGCGGCGCGACGCCGTTACCTCCGGAGATCATCGGATACGTGGTCGGCAACACGGTCACGGTGGACGTCCGCAAGCCGGAGCAGATGGGAGCGGTGATCGAAGGAGTCCTGGCGGCCGGCGTCAATCAGTTTCATGGGTTACAGTGGGGGCTGGTGGACGAACGGCTCGCCCAGGTGGAGGCGTTGAAACAGGCGGCGGCCTCGGCCCGCAACAAAGCCCAGGCGTTGAGCGAGACGTTGGGGGTGAGGCTCGCGCGGATCATCTCTGTCAACGAAGAGGGCCGTCTGGTGCAGCCGATGCCCCGTCTGGCTCGGACCATGGCGGCGATGGAGGTGGACGGTGGCACGGCGCCCGTCTCGCCGGGCGAGATCCAGGTCGAGGCAAGCGTGACGCTGGTCTATGAAATCGCGCCGAATTGA